A genomic region of Alicyclobacillus sp. SO9 contains the following coding sequences:
- the proB gene encoding glutamate 5-kinase, with protein sequence MTRTIVVKIGTSSITAGNGELAVEKMSNIIAQLGELQRSGRWRPVLVSSGAVTAGLNRLGWTRSRMTMPEKQAAAAVGQSLLMDMYASLFHNEGMTIGQILLTREDVEDRQRFVHIRNTMMTLMENDIIPIVNENDTVAIDEIRFGDNDTLGALVSLVCEAKYLILLTDIDGLYAGNPKLNAAAKRLTDIWDITDDVVKLAGGAGTAGGTGGMRTKIAAARIATASGTDVVVASATEPDVLQRVLQQEPIGTVFHAKENRLRKRKAWLLHGSRIEGRLSIDAGAADAICVLSGSLLMPGVREVSGEFQAGAVVEIMGENGVLAHGIVNFSSADLKALLERRRSAETLRKLQEVVHRNDMVLMEGESKS encoded by the coding sequence ATGACCCGAACCATTGTTGTTAAGATTGGAACAAGTTCCATCACAGCGGGCAACGGTGAACTTGCTGTTGAAAAGATGAGCAACATTATTGCCCAACTCGGCGAGTTGCAGCGCTCCGGCCGTTGGCGCCCTGTGCTCGTATCGTCCGGTGCGGTCACGGCTGGTTTAAACCGACTGGGCTGGACCAGGTCGCGGATGACCATGCCAGAAAAACAGGCAGCAGCCGCTGTTGGACAAAGCCTTTTAATGGATATGTATGCGAGTTTGTTTCACAACGAAGGAATGACAATTGGTCAGATTCTTCTAACTAGGGAAGACGTAGAGGATCGCCAGCGATTTGTGCATATTCGAAACACAATGATGACACTTATGGAAAACGACATTATTCCAATTGTCAATGAGAATGATACCGTTGCTATTGATGAGATTCGCTTCGGTGACAACGATACACTGGGTGCTTTGGTATCACTGGTTTGCGAAGCCAAGTATCTGATTTTGCTGACGGATATTGACGGGCTGTACGCAGGGAACCCGAAGCTGAATGCTGCGGCAAAACGATTGACAGACATCTGGGATATTACGGATGATGTGGTGAAACTTGCAGGTGGCGCAGGCACTGCAGGTGGGACGGGTGGAATGCGCACAAAAATAGCCGCTGCGCGAATTGCAACCGCGTCTGGAACCGACGTGGTTGTGGCTTCTGCAACCGAACCGGACGTTCTACAAAGGGTTTTACAACAGGAGCCGATAGGCACTGTCTTTCACGCAAAAGAAAACCGGTTGAGAAAAAGGAAGGCGTGGTTGCTGCACGGGTCGAGAATTGAGGGGAGACTCTCTATCGATGCTGGCGCCGCAGACGCCATTTGTGTCCTGTCGGGCAGTCTGCTGATGCCTGGTGTTCGGGAGGTATCAGGAGAGTTCCAGGCTGGAGCAGTGGTAGAAATCATGGGGGAGAACGGTGTTTTGGCACACGGCATTGTCAATTTCTCCAGCGCAGACCTGAAGGCGTTGCTGGAACGTCGACGAAGCGCAGAGACGCTTCGTAAGCTGCAGGAAGTTGTGCATCGCAACGACATGGTTCTGATGGAAGGGGAGTCAAAATCATGA
- a CDS encoding SCO family protein: MKKQLWRSEWVIPIVVLLVVIGILSVVEANAGINFKHTTDPGHATSNQGVPSSGVAGNSTQSHRTKNDVITTGDPLHGKPAPNFTLTDQFGKKISLKQFRGKTVVLAFVDSRCTTICPLTTEDMLKAVQLLGPKAAQHVQLLGINANPVATSVAAVKQYSVEHNMLHSWHFLTAPKTELQTVWKNYHIYSGIVNGQIDHTPALYIIGPNGKEKLLYMTPSQYASVNAESHVMAKHIAQYLPTSIRPHISLVPYQGPKKGPQNQIKLQPLSATGLTHPVILDPSKPQLIVFFASFVPNIRQKLLELNQFASQPGHPQVIAIDVGTIEPGMGDVNKLISGLPKLHFPVAVDKTGQVADAFHAQDLTWFSLTNGSGHIVWHHDAWLKMTSLGQDIRKALNKSS, from the coding sequence ATGAAAAAGCAGCTCTGGCGTAGTGAATGGGTCATTCCCATTGTGGTTCTACTTGTAGTCATTGGGATTTTATCTGTGGTGGAAGCCAATGCGGGAATTAATTTTAAACATACGACAGATCCGGGACACGCCACTTCGAATCAGGGTGTTCCAAGCAGCGGGGTTGCCGGTAATAGTACTCAAAGCCACCGGACGAAAAATGACGTCATTACAACGGGAGATCCGCTTCATGGAAAACCCGCACCGAATTTTACACTGACAGACCAGTTTGGAAAAAAGATTTCATTGAAGCAGTTTCGCGGAAAGACCGTGGTACTGGCATTTGTCGACAGCCGTTGCACCACTATCTGTCCCCTGACAACGGAAGACATGTTGAAGGCAGTGCAACTGCTCGGTCCAAAAGCAGCCCAACACGTGCAATTACTCGGTATCAATGCCAATCCTGTGGCCACTTCTGTTGCAGCCGTGAAACAGTATTCAGTGGAACACAACATGCTTCACTCATGGCATTTTCTCACTGCTCCCAAAACAGAGTTGCAAACCGTATGGAAGAACTATCATATCTATTCGGGAATCGTAAACGGGCAGATTGATCATACACCGGCCCTGTATATTATAGGTCCGAACGGTAAGGAAAAACTCTTATACATGACACCGAGCCAATATGCTTCAGTCAATGCAGAATCTCATGTGATGGCCAAACATATCGCACAGTACCTGCCGACGTCTATTCGTCCGCACATTAGCTTAGTTCCGTATCAAGGACCTAAAAAAGGACCGCAAAATCAAATTAAACTCCAGCCTCTCAGTGCAACTGGACTCACGCATCCTGTCATACTGGACCCTTCCAAGCCGCAACTCATTGTCTTCTTTGCGTCATTTGTTCCAAACATCAGGCAAAAGTTGTTGGAACTAAACCAGTTTGCCAGCCAACCTGGGCATCCGCAAGTCATTGCTATTGACGTCGGGACCATTGAACCTGGCATGGGAGACGTGAACAAGTTAATATCTGGACTGCCGAAACTTCACTTTCCAGTGGCCGTCGACAAAACCGGTCAGGTCGCGGATGCTTTTCACGCACAAGATTTAACCTGGTTTTCACTGACCAACGGATCTGGGCACATTGTCTGGCACCACGACGCTTGGCTGAAAATGACTTCACTTGGTCAGGACATTCGTAAGGCACTAAATAAGTCCAGTTAA
- a CDS encoding acetate uptake transporter — MAEASKIADPGPLGLAGFGITTCILSLINAGVTDAKALGVVLGLALAYGGGAQFIAGMWEFRKGNTFGATAFTSYGAFWISFYFIVHSAPAAGMGVYLLFFGVLTFYLWFGTFYLNRALFFVFLTLWLAFLFLALGDFGVMGSQLGGWIGLVCGLSALYTSAAGVINSVAGRVVLPVGEPMAKPSPAMSMSE, encoded by the coding sequence ATGGCTGAAGCTTCAAAGATTGCAGATCCAGGTCCGCTGGGACTTGCGGGATTTGGGATAACGACCTGTATATTAAGCTTAATTAATGCTGGTGTGACGGATGCGAAGGCACTGGGTGTGGTCCTTGGCCTGGCACTTGCCTATGGCGGCGGTGCTCAGTTCATTGCTGGCATGTGGGAATTCCGAAAGGGCAATACGTTCGGGGCCACAGCGTTTACGTCGTACGGCGCATTTTGGATATCTTTCTATTTCATTGTCCACTCAGCTCCCGCAGCAGGAATGGGTGTGTACTTATTGTTCTTCGGTGTTTTGACCTTCTATCTGTGGTTCGGGACTTTCTACTTAAATCGCGCACTGTTCTTTGTCTTTTTAACCCTGTGGCTGGCATTCCTGTTCCTCGCGCTGGGTGATTTTGGTGTAATGGGGAGCCAACTCGGTGGATGGATTGGCCTCGTCTGTGGATTATCAGCATTGTACACCTCGGCTGCCGGCGTTATCAATTCGGTCGCAGGCCGCGTGGTTCTTCCAGTCGGCGAACCGATGGCAAAGCCCTCTCCTGCAATGAGCATGTCAGAGTAA
- the pobA gene encoding 4-hydroxybenzoate 3-monooxygenase, whose product MRKTQVGIIGAGPAGLMLAHLLQRRGIESIVLESRTRKEIEGTIRAGVLEQGTVDLMNETGVGDRLMREGHFHHGIELRFNRKGHRINMHELTGGKNVTVYAQHEVIKDLVAARLNQGGEILFNVGDVSLHDVDTDSPKIRFRPDKDGEVQEIECDYIAGCDGFHGPSRPAIPASVRKEYDTVLPYGWLGILIEAPPSAPELIYTNHPRGFALVSTRSAEIQRLYIQVDPKDEIANWSDDRIWTELHARTETEDGWTLIEGPIIQKGIVSMRSFVCDPLQYGRLFLAGDAAHIVPPTGAKGLNLAVADVQVLARAFSHVYQTGDDTLLQSYSSTCLRRVWKAERFSWYMTSMLHRKAEQSPFEQQIQLAELDYVTSSEAASKSLAENYVGLPMEYEEMSGKISVNI is encoded by the coding sequence ATGAGGAAAACACAAGTAGGAATTATCGGTGCCGGTCCTGCAGGTTTGATGCTTGCCCATTTATTGCAGCGCCGCGGAATTGAGTCTATCGTACTGGAGTCCAGAACTCGAAAGGAAATTGAAGGAACCATTCGAGCTGGTGTATTAGAGCAGGGTACGGTGGATCTGATGAACGAGACAGGTGTCGGCGACAGGCTGATGAGAGAGGGTCACTTCCATCACGGGATTGAACTGCGATTTAACAGGAAGGGCCACCGCATCAACATGCACGAACTTACAGGCGGTAAGAACGTTACAGTCTACGCACAGCATGAAGTCATTAAGGACTTAGTTGCAGCCAGGCTGAATCAGGGCGGCGAGATTCTTTTTAATGTTGGGGATGTGTCACTGCACGACGTGGATACAGATTCGCCGAAAATTCGATTTCGCCCTGACAAAGACGGGGAAGTACAGGAGATTGAGTGTGATTACATTGCTGGATGCGATGGATTTCACGGTCCAAGTCGTCCCGCAATTCCTGCATCGGTTCGAAAGGAATACGACACGGTGCTCCCCTACGGATGGCTCGGTATTTTGATTGAGGCACCTCCCTCCGCGCCGGAACTGATATATACCAATCATCCGCGCGGGTTTGCGTTGGTAAGTACGAGATCTGCCGAAATTCAACGCCTGTACATCCAGGTGGATCCCAAGGACGAGATTGCCAATTGGTCTGACGACAGAATCTGGACAGAACTTCATGCAAGAACCGAAACAGAAGACGGCTGGACGTTGATTGAGGGTCCCATTATTCAGAAGGGGATTGTCTCCATGCGCAGTTTTGTATGCGATCCGCTTCAATACGGACGCCTGTTCCTCGCCGGGGACGCTGCCCACATTGTGCCGCCAACAGGTGCCAAGGGACTCAATCTTGCTGTTGCAGACGTCCAAGTGTTAGCGAGGGCCTTCAGCCATGTCTATCAAACCGGGGACGATACGCTTCTTCAAAGCTACTCCAGCACCTGTCTGCGCAGAGTCTGGAAAGCGGAGCGCTTTTCCTGGTATATGACTTCTATGCTGCATCGTAAAGCAGAACAATCGCCTTTTGAGCAGCAGATTCAACTGGCTGAATTGGACTATGTCACATCGTCCGAGGCAGCATCCAAGAGTCTGGCGGAGAACTATGTAGGATTGCCAATGGAATACGAGGAAATGAGTGGGAAGATTTCTGTAAACATCTAG
- a CDS encoding amidohydrolase family protein: MYDVHTHFVPPQMTDWISVQSNRLNAVWEKKVPNKQDFLTVNGKWSFEFKREFHDSELFLQSQADAGVLHSLVSPIPQLFLYDFDPAVTAEAASVYNRGLATWVKNSPARLSALGTVPLNNPSAAAQALVDALGQGLKGAIVGPGLNGRLLSDPWFEPLWQQANAKEAILFIHPLLNEDPRLKKNKMPNLIGVPWETTICALDLILTGHLDRFPKVKVLLAHGGGFLPYQIGRYNQGYQVWDNLQNNLQGPPEDYLTRFYYDNVLWNEKALSYLVSQVGEKRVLPGSDFPFDLKTWPPASSYSSDVTDFLKI, encoded by the coding sequence ATGTATGACGTTCACACGCACTTTGTACCACCGCAGATGACTGACTGGATTTCGGTTCAGTCCAACCGACTGAACGCTGTCTGGGAAAAGAAAGTGCCGAACAAGCAAGACTTTCTCACAGTCAACGGAAAGTGGTCGTTTGAGTTCAAACGAGAGTTTCACGATTCGGAGTTATTCCTTCAGTCTCAAGCGGACGCTGGTGTGCTTCACTCCCTGGTCTCTCCTATTCCGCAATTGTTTCTCTATGATTTCGATCCCGCTGTTACAGCAGAAGCCGCTTCCGTCTACAACCGAGGACTGGCAACTTGGGTCAAAAACTCCCCGGCACGTCTGTCAGCCCTTGGGACAGTTCCCTTGAATAATCCTTCTGCTGCTGCACAGGCTCTCGTAGATGCACTGGGTCAGGGTTTAAAGGGAGCGATTGTCGGCCCTGGTCTGAATGGCCGGCTTTTGAGTGACCCATGGTTCGAACCGTTATGGCAGCAAGCCAACGCAAAGGAAGCCATCCTGTTTATTCATCCGCTTCTCAATGAAGACCCTCGTTTAAAGAAGAATAAGATGCCGAACCTGATTGGGGTGCCATGGGAGACAACTATTTGTGCCCTGGACCTAATTTTAACGGGTCATTTGGATAGGTTTCCAAAGGTAAAAGTACTTCTGGCACACGGCGGAGGTTTTCTTCCCTATCAAATTGGCCGGTACAATCAAGGTTATCAAGTATGGGATAATCTTCAAAACAATTTGCAGGGCCCCCCAGAAGACTATCTGACCAGATTCTATTATGACAATGTGCTGTGGAATGAGAAGGCGCTTTCATATTTGGTATCGCAGGTGGGGGAAAAGAGGGTCTTGCCTGGTTCCGACTTTCCTTTTGACTTGAAAACATGGCCGCCGGCGTCCTCATACTCGTCAGATGTCACAGACTTTCTCAAGATTTAG
- a CDS encoding 2-hydroxymuconate tautomerase produces MPLIQINIIEGRSKEKKEQLIAEVTDAVHRSLDAPTESIRVLLYELPREHWAVGGVSMAERRKNRD; encoded by the coding sequence ATGCCTTTAATTCAAATCAACATTATTGAAGGACGCTCAAAGGAGAAGAAGGAGCAGTTAATTGCTGAGGTGACGGATGCTGTCCACAGAAGTCTCGATGCTCCCACAGAGTCGATTCGGGTGCTCCTGTACGAATTGCCGAGAGAGCACTGGGCAGTGGGCGGCGTGTCCATGGCAGAACGACGGAAGAACCGGGACTAG
- a CDS encoding 2-keto-4-pentenoate hydratase, giving the protein MDLNEIAQELTHHQQAAEELEKITLRYDGLAVEDAYEIQRLGIDSLIQQGDVMTGWKMGLTSKAKQQSVGVDEAIYGRLLRSMEMTGEELSLDGLIHPRVEPEIAFVFKHRLEGTDVTARDVWLATECVMPAVEVIDSRYKNFSFTLVDVVADNASSAKFVVANQAYSPYQYRLDEVGVVMRKNGEVVQTASGAAVLGHPVKSVVELAHMLSRTGDAIEPGMIVLTGGITEAVHVYEGDTVTAAFDNMGEITLNVR; this is encoded by the coding sequence ATGGACTTAAACGAAATTGCACAAGAACTCACACATCATCAGCAAGCAGCAGAGGAACTTGAAAAAATCACGCTTCGATACGACGGATTAGCTGTGGAGGATGCATACGAGATTCAGCGGCTGGGAATTGACAGCCTCATTCAACAAGGAGATGTCATGACGGGCTGGAAAATGGGTTTGACCAGTAAGGCCAAACAGCAATCTGTCGGCGTGGATGAGGCCATCTACGGAAGACTGCTTCGCTCTATGGAGATGACAGGGGAAGAGCTGAGTCTCGATGGTTTGATTCACCCGCGTGTGGAACCGGAAATTGCGTTTGTGTTTAAACATCGCTTGGAGGGAACAGACGTGACAGCTCGTGACGTTTGGCTGGCGACGGAGTGTGTTATGCCTGCTGTCGAAGTGATTGACAGCCGATACAAAAACTTCTCTTTCACACTAGTAGATGTGGTAGCTGACAATGCTTCTTCCGCCAAGTTTGTCGTCGCAAATCAAGCCTATTCTCCGTACCAGTACCGATTGGACGAAGTCGGTGTGGTGATGAGGAAGAATGGGGAGGTCGTACAAACCGCATCGGGCGCGGCTGTTTTAGGGCATCCGGTCAAATCCGTTGTGGAATTGGCGCACATGCTGTCCCGTACAGGAGATGCCATTGAACCTGGAATGATTGTGCTGACAGGCGGTATCACAGAGGCTGTACATGTCTACGAGGGCGATACAGTCACCGCGGCCTTCGATAACATGGGTGAAATCACATTGAATGTCCGCTAG
- the dmpG gene encoding 4-hydroxy-2-oxovalerate aldolase translates to MAKYKVELTDVTLRDGMHAVKHQFSTEDAAAIAAALDKTGVTLIEATHGDGLGGSSLQYGLAKESEEDYLRAVCGAVKHTKVAALLLPGIGTLTHLRAAVECGIGAVRVATHSTEADISEQHITAARKMGLETVGFLMMSHMTPASTLQEEAKKMASYGANAVYIVDSAGAMMMDEVREKVSAIRGAMPNDVQVGFHAHNNLGVSIANSIAAVEEGAVRIDASLAGLGAGAGNTPLEVFAAACEKVGIETGIHLYNAMDAAEDEVRPRMMKPIATDRLSLTLGYAGVYSSFLHHAFRAGEQFAVEPRDVLVELGQRKVVGGQEDMIVDVAYELAQKAE, encoded by the coding sequence GTGGCAAAATACAAAGTCGAACTCACAGATGTGACCCTTCGTGACGGCATGCACGCTGTGAAGCATCAGTTCAGTACAGAGGATGCAGCTGCCATAGCCGCAGCACTGGATAAAACGGGAGTCACTTTAATTGAAGCAACCCATGGCGACGGGCTGGGCGGCAGTTCATTGCAGTACGGTCTGGCAAAGGAAAGTGAAGAAGATTATTTGAGAGCCGTCTGCGGGGCTGTTAAGCATACAAAGGTAGCAGCGCTCTTGTTACCGGGAATCGGTACACTGACGCACCTTCGGGCTGCGGTGGAGTGCGGCATTGGCGCGGTGCGTGTTGCGACCCACTCAACAGAGGCTGATATTTCTGAGCAGCACATTACTGCAGCAAGAAAGATGGGTCTTGAAACCGTGGGTTTTCTGATGATGTCGCATATGACACCTGCATCCACTCTACAAGAAGAAGCGAAGAAAATGGCCTCATACGGTGCCAATGCGGTTTACATCGTTGATTCTGCCGGCGCCATGATGATGGATGAAGTTCGGGAAAAGGTATCTGCTATTCGCGGAGCGATGCCAAACGATGTGCAGGTCGGGTTCCATGCACATAACAACCTGGGTGTCTCTATTGCAAATTCCATTGCCGCGGTGGAGGAGGGAGCTGTTCGTATCGACGCCAGTTTGGCAGGCCTTGGTGCTGGTGCCGGCAACACACCTCTCGAAGTGTTTGCTGCTGCCTGTGAAAAGGTCGGAATTGAGACAGGTATCCATCTGTACAATGCCATGGATGCTGCAGAAGATGAAGTTCGGCCGCGAATGATGAAGCCGATTGCCACAGACAGGCTCAGCCTGACACTGGGCTATGCAGGTGTGTATTCCAGTTTCTTGCACCATGCATTTCGGGCTGGTGAGCAGTTTGCCGTGGAACCGCGGGATGTACTGGTGGAACTAGGACAACGAAAAGTAGTAGGCGGGCAGGAAGACATGATTGTTGATGTCGCTTACGAATTGGCGCAAAAGGCAGAGTGA
- a CDS encoding acetaldehyde dehydrogenase (acetylating): MTKLSAAIVGSGNIGTDLMVKLQRSEWIEPRWMIGIDPDSDGLKRARARGLEVSHEGLKAELERGMKPDVVFDATSAKAHVRHAKLLRERGIQAIDLTPAARGPYVITGVNLHEHLDSINVNMVTCGGQATIPIVHAVSRVVGVSYAEIVATISSKSAGPGTRQNIDEFTETTAKGIEQIGGAKVGKAIIILNPADPPILMRDTIYCQIEDTGRDVYDRIEQSIREMVEHVKTYVPGYRLNREVIYRNNVVSVSIEVEGLGDYLPVYAGNLDIMTSAATKFGEEYAKHKLSIKSN; encoded by the coding sequence ATGACCAAACTGTCCGCAGCCATCGTAGGCTCAGGCAATATTGGAACAGACTTGATGGTAAAACTGCAGCGGAGTGAATGGATTGAACCCCGTTGGATGATTGGTATCGACCCGGATTCTGACGGTCTAAAGAGAGCCCGAGCACGGGGTCTCGAAGTGTCACATGAGGGGCTCAAGGCTGAACTGGAACGAGGTATGAAACCGGATGTGGTGTTTGATGCAACCAGCGCCAAGGCTCATGTCAGGCATGCAAAGCTTTTGCGCGAGCGGGGGATTCAGGCCATCGATCTGACGCCTGCAGCAAGAGGTCCCTATGTGATTACGGGCGTCAACCTTCATGAACACTTGGACTCCATCAATGTGAATATGGTGACTTGCGGCGGCCAGGCCACAATCCCCATTGTCCATGCGGTCAGCCGAGTTGTCGGAGTTTCTTACGCGGAGATTGTTGCGACAATCTCCAGCAAGAGTGCAGGACCTGGTACCCGGCAAAACATTGATGAGTTTACGGAGACCACGGCAAAAGGGATTGAACAGATTGGCGGTGCGAAAGTCGGGAAGGCCATCATCATCTTAAATCCAGCCGATCCGCCGATTCTGATGCGAGATACTATCTACTGTCAGATTGAGGATACTGGTCGGGATGTGTATGACCGCATCGAGCAGTCGATTCGGGAAATGGTGGAGCATGTGAAGACCTACGTACCAGGGTATCGGTTGAACCGAGAGGTCATCTACAGGAATAACGTTGTGAGCGTCTCCATTGAAGTGGAAGGACTGGGTGACTATTTGCCTGTCTACGCTGGAAACCTGGACATCATGACGTCAGCCGCAACAAAGTTTGGTGAAGAGTACGCAAAACACAAGCTGTCGATTAAGAGTAACTAG
- a CDS encoding 2-keto-4-pentenoate hydratase, with protein sequence MEKTADLIAECAHLLDKSEQSLVPVGPLTERFPELSVEQAYQVQMRNVERRTDRGDTVVGHKVGLTSKPMQRMLGVPEPDFGHLFQSMYYESGTVVDYPLIQPKVEPELAFILKHDLDSVKTTVRDVLQATEYVVPAIEVIDSRVADWKIKLPDTVADNASSGCFVLGDLYTSIDKVNLGTIGGVMKMNGSVVQTGAGAAVLGHPAVSVAWLANKLNSLGTKLKAGDVVLSGAVSAAVTFHPGDSVSVSFGRLGTVSATRADNESKTGARAQ encoded by the coding sequence ATGGAAAAAACAGCAGATTTGATTGCTGAATGTGCCCATCTGCTTGACAAGTCGGAACAGAGTTTGGTCCCCGTCGGCCCTCTGACTGAACGGTTTCCAGAATTGTCAGTGGAACAGGCTTACCAGGTCCAGATGCGCAATGTCGAACGGAGGACAGACCGGGGTGACACTGTGGTGGGTCACAAAGTCGGTCTGACAAGCAAACCGATGCAGCGCATGCTTGGTGTACCTGAGCCGGATTTTGGACACCTGTTTCAATCCATGTATTACGAATCGGGTACTGTTGTGGACTACCCGTTGATCCAGCCAAAGGTTGAGCCTGAACTGGCGTTCATTCTGAAGCACGACTTGGACAGTGTGAAGACTACGGTACGGGATGTGCTTCAGGCGACAGAATATGTGGTGCCAGCCATTGAAGTGATTGACAGCCGTGTTGCGGACTGGAAAATCAAGCTGCCTGATACGGTAGCCGACAATGCGTCCTCAGGCTGTTTTGTTCTCGGCGACCTCTATACGAGCATTGACAAGGTCAATCTAGGCACCATTGGTGGGGTTATGAAGATGAATGGCAGTGTTGTCCAAACCGGAGCCGGTGCTGCTGTCCTCGGACATCCAGCCGTCTCTGTGGCCTGGTTGGCGAATAAGCTCAATTCCCTTGGCACGAAGCTGAAGGCGGGAGATGTGGTCTTGTCAGGTGCTGTCAGCGCCGCAGTCACGTTTCATCCTGGAGACAGTGTCTCGGTCTCTTTCGGCCGACTGGGTACGGTCAGTGCGACACGCGCTGACAACGAGTCCAAAACAGGTGCGAGAGCGCAATAA
- a CDS encoding aldehyde dehydrogenase — MEKIQHFINGEFVASVDGKTFENINPATDEVISEVCEGGRQDVHNAVTAAKTAFSTWGKTTPAERAKVMNRIADLIEERQEELALLETKDTGKPFSLSRHLDIPRAAYNFRFFADFVKGLSTECFEMEGVALNYALRRPAGVAALISPWNLPLLLLTWKVAPCLAAGDTCVIKPAELTPTTATKLAEICKEAGLPDGVLNIVHGFGPDSAGAYLTEHPDVDLISLTGETTTGKAIMQSAASTLKKLSFELGGKNPNIVFADADIDDVIETTIRSSFSNQGEVCLCGSRIYVERPLYDTFVERLVERAQALQVGDPMDESTNVGALISREHLHRVEGFVQRAVEQGGRILTGGKRPAHMGKGCYLEPTIIVDVNESCEIVQQEVFGPVITIQPFDTEEEVLAAANNTRYGLSGTIWTTDLKKAHRVAGQLEAGIIWINSWFLRDLRTPFGGMKESGIGREGGVHSFEFFSELKNVCVKF; from the coding sequence ATGGAGAAAATACAGCATTTTATCAACGGAGAGTTCGTTGCAAGTGTAGACGGAAAGACGTTTGAAAACATAAATCCGGCTACAGACGAAGTCATCAGCGAGGTTTGTGAGGGCGGAAGACAAGATGTTCACAATGCCGTGACAGCCGCCAAGACAGCATTTTCCACATGGGGGAAGACTACCCCGGCCGAGCGAGCAAAAGTCATGAACCGGATTGCCGACCTGATTGAAGAACGCCAGGAAGAATTAGCGCTGCTGGAAACCAAAGACACGGGGAAACCTTTCAGTCTATCCAGGCATCTGGATATTCCACGGGCGGCGTACAACTTTCGTTTCTTCGCAGACTTTGTGAAAGGACTCAGCACGGAGTGCTTTGAAATGGAGGGGGTCGCGCTCAATTATGCGTTGCGCAGGCCGGCGGGTGTCGCCGCGCTGATTTCTCCATGGAACCTGCCGCTGCTGTTGTTGACCTGGAAAGTAGCTCCTTGCCTGGCTGCGGGTGACACATGTGTCATTAAACCGGCCGAATTGACCCCGACAACGGCGACGAAGCTTGCAGAAATCTGTAAGGAAGCGGGTTTGCCGGACGGCGTACTGAACATTGTTCACGGCTTTGGTCCAGATTCAGCAGGGGCTTATTTAACGGAGCACCCAGATGTAGACCTTATCTCCTTGACAGGGGAAACCACCACAGGCAAAGCGATTATGCAGTCAGCCGCCAGCACATTGAAAAAACTGTCCTTTGAGCTTGGCGGTAAGAATCCCAACATTGTGTTCGCCGACGCTGATATCGATGACGTGATTGAAACCACCATTCGCTCCAGTTTTAGTAACCAGGGTGAGGTTTGTCTGTGTGGATCGCGTATCTATGTGGAGCGCCCCCTGTACGATACGTTTGTCGAGCGCCTGGTTGAGAGGGCTCAAGCGTTGCAGGTCGGAGACCCGATGGATGAGAGCACAAATGTAGGTGCCCTGATCAGCCGCGAACATCTACATCGCGTGGAGGGATTTGTGCAACGCGCGGTGGAACAGGGCGGTCGAATCTTGACTGGAGGAAAACGTCCGGCTCATATGGGAAAAGGGTGCTACCTCGAACCCACCATCATTGTAGACGTAAATGAATCCTGCGAGATTGTGCAGCAGGAAGTGTTTGGACCAGTCATTACAATCCAGCCCTTTGATACGGAAGAAGAGGTTCTTGCTGCCGCCAACAATACCCGGTATGGCCTCAGCGGGACGATTTGGACTACCGACTTAAAGAAGGCTCACCGTGTGGCGGGTCAGCTGGAAGCAGGAATTATCTGGATTAACAGTTGGTTCTTGCGCGATTTGCGTACACCCTTTGGCGGGATGAAGGAAAGCGGGATTGGCCGTGAAGGCGGCGTCCACAGCTTTGAGTTTTTCAGTGAATTGAAAAATGTCTGCGTGAAGTTTTAG